In Chitinophaga sp. H8, the sequence TCCTGTGCCTTTACTTCCGGTAAACGCTCAATGCACAAAGTAGCGTGGTTGATCACCGCATACAGCCGGCGCCAGTCGCTCCACTCCTCCATAGCCGGATAGCTGGCCAGCAGATTATTTTGCAATACAGCCATCAGATCCGGGCGTTGTTCTACCGCAAAATCACCTCCCCGTATTTCTCCATGTGTCCAATATGTTTTTTCGTGAGCCAGGGCTGCACGCAACAGTGCATAATTACCCATGGTAGCGGCTCTGGCATCATTTACATTGCGAAAGAAGTTTTTATCTTCTACCAGGTGCTCAGGTGTTACATCTAACATTTTCTGGCAGCTACTGAAAATAAAAATACCCAGCAGGTACACTATAACCGTTCCTTTCCTGATTATCATAATAGCTTTCCTTTTTACTTAAAAATTAAAATTGCAACCAACGGTGAATGAGCGGGGAATAGGCAACCCGTAGCCGGTATTATATCCACGGAAGTCTGTCAGCTCGGGATCTCCGCTTTTATATCCGGAAAGTGTAAATAAGTTGGTGGCAGCTACATATACCTGTGCCATATTAAACTTATGCTTTTGGAAAAAACCGCGATCGGCCATATCATAAGATAAGCGTGCGCTGCGCAGTTTTACGAAAGCCGCATTTTCCAGGAAAAGACTTTGGCCAGCCTGATAAGGATCTATTGCCCTCCAGGGATTGTAACGGGGGATGTGATCGTAACTGGCAGGCAAGGTCCAGAAAGATTGTTCCTTAATGGAACGGATATCATCCGGAGCCGACCTGTTTACAAAGTCGAAGCGTCCTGCCAGTTCTTCATTGATCACTTTTTTGTCCCAGGCACAGGTAAATAACAGTTGCAGGTTAAATTGTTTCCAGCGGATATTGTTTTCCCAACCACCGTTCCAACCGGCAGAAGCTTGTCCCATCAATACCCGGTCGTTATCATCAATGATATAATCGCCATTGGTGTCTGCCCACTTCGGATCACCTTTTTGCAAGGCGATACCTTTATAAGAGAGCTTCTTACCCGTAACCGGATTTTCAGGAACGGCATCATCCGATTCGAAAATACCCTGGTTATCCAGCAGCCAGTAACCATCTACCGGACCACCCACACGAATCTGCCTGCCCCCTGCCATCAACCTGTCCTGTACTCCCGGCAGTGCAACCAGTTTATTATGATTACGGTTGATCCGGAAAATACTGTTCCACTCCAGGTCTTTTGTACGCACCGGCGCCACGCTCAACTGCACTTCTACCCCGCTGTTGCGGATATGTACCCCATTCTGATAGGTACCATCAAAACCATATTCGTGTGAAACAGGTATTCTGAACAACTGGTTTTTGTCATCTTTACGATAAGCATCTACTGCAATACCAATACGATTGTCCAGCATGGAAATATCCCATCCGGCATTCAGCATATTCTGGTAAGGCCAGTCGGTATCATATGCATTAAAACCATTGCTGTAGGATCTGCTGATATAACTGTATCCCATTACAGTAGCCATATTCTGAGATCCTGCCCAGTTGGCATCCACCGTCATATAAGGGCCATAGCCATAATTGTCTGTTACATACAAACGGCCGATACGTCCATAACTAAGACGCCATGTCCATTGGTTTAACCACCTGTTGCTCTTTGCAAATTCTTCCTGCTGCATATCCCAGGCAGCTCCTGCTGTATAACCCGGGAACCAGGGATTATACTTGAAATTGGAAGAACCATCATTGCGCAGGTGCAGCATCAGGTGATATTTATTACGGAAAGTATACTGTGCATCCACGAATACACTGATCAGGTTTTGTTTGGAATAATCCAGGTAGTTGAACAACAGCTCGGTGATGTGAGACGCACCATTAGGTTTGTAGATTTTGATCACGTCCGTGCTGCCCTTGTATCCTTTGTCATATTCAAAACGGTAGGAATCCCATTGCAGGTTGTTTCCCAATGTAAAGGCCAGTTGATGCGCTCCCCAGTCGCCCAGGTACTTCAACCTGTTTTCTATTAACAGGCGGCGGTCTACCGCAGCATAGTTAGAAATGAAGTTTGTATTATCAAATAAAGCCCTTGGATAAAATACATCCCGGAAATCCTGCTGATAATCTGCTGCCAGCCTGGTGCTGAACAACCAGGATGACCCCAGGGCAATTTCCCCCTGTACATATCCACGCAGCGAGTTGGCCTTATTTTTATCAAAGGATTTGCTTAAATCGGTTTCATACTGTGCCAGGTAAGATTTGTCTGGCGACAGTGGGAACTCCAGGTTAGGCATATATTCTATCTCCGCATACCTGTCGCGCAGATACCTGTTGCGGTCCCTGTTCATAAACGAAGCACTGATCCAGGTAGTGATCTTGAGGTTATTCATGGGTAACAGATTCAACCCAAAGGATACATTGTATCTTTTGAAAGCAGTCTGATCCGCCACACCATCTTCTGATTGTGTACCCAGTCCAAAGCGGAAATTAGCCATTGATCCTCCTCCCCGGATATCCGCATTGATACCATAGAGAAAAGCATTACGATAATAATTATCCCGCCAGTTGGCCTTTCCAAAGTAATAGGCATCTGTAGAATCAGCCAGGAAAGTGGGAAAGTTCCGCCACTCTTCCGCACCCGCATATTGCTGATAAAAGGGCAGACGGAAATCACGTTCAAATTTGGCATTCGACATGGCCGGCTGTGTACCTGGCGTAGCTATGCCTGCATATACATTCACATTTACCTGCTGCTTACCCGGCGCAGGCTTTTTGGTAGTGATCAGGATAACCCCGTTTACCGCTTGCGGCCCGTAAATAGCCAGGGCACCGGCATCTTTCAGGATCTTCAGTGATTCAATATCATGGGCAGCAATGCCTGCAAGCCGGCTGATCTCAGATCCCGGCTTATTATAATCAAAACGTTTCAGGTCGTAAGCACCCGGATAATCCGGTAATAACGGAATACCATCCAATACAATCAGTGGCTGTGCATAGTACAGGTCTTTATTTGTCAGGGGAATAATACCCATCCCCCGGATAAAGTTCAAGCTGCGTAAGCCGGGCTCACCACTATTATTACGTACGTCAATACCCGTTACCCTGCCATTCATCAGCTGGTCTACACCAGTAAAAGGTAAAGAGGTAACGGTAGACAGGTCCAGCGTTGACGTAGCAGCTGCAGCAGGTTTTACGGAAAACTTTTTAAAGTCGCTCAGATTGGCGGTAGCCGTATCCTTGTTCCGTGAAGTCTGTGGCTGTACTGATTGCGCCTTCAGCGCGCCTGAAAAGGCAAAACATAAGACTGCTCCCCATACAGGGAACTGGTATAATTTGTCCATATTATGTGGTTACATGAAAGCAATAGATATCCTGCCCGCTATTGCAACAGGTTATTTGGCATTTTAAAATATGATGGCTGACTAAGTAATTACAGGCATGACAACCTTATCATACCTTAGTTGATATGTGAAGGGATCAGGTGAAATTTCTACATAATGGTTTATTTAATATTCTCTACTGGTTGATAAAAGCGACAACTTATTTTTTCTTTTTTCCTTGCTACAAGTGGTGTATTTGTTAATTCTCTGCTAAAGTATATACTATTTTAACCAATACATACCTTAATATTCACCATTCACTATACTTTCTTCGGAACACAAAAAAACATTTTTACAAAATTTTGACAATTCATTTTGGATGTGGGGAAGGGCAGGAAGCAGGTTGCCGCTTAATTATCGGGATAGGGCTAAAATAACTATTTTCCGGTATTTGTATTCAGGCAATAGTCTGTATTTTGCAAGATACCCGCTTTATTACAGTATGATGATACGTTCCATTACTTTTCTACTTTGTTGTTTGCCCGTTTTGCTCCAGGCCCAGTCTAACCTTTCTGTAGAAGTGACCGATAAGTATGTCAGGTTTACCAGCACCAGTGCATTTGGATTACGCGGCACCCGTACCCAGATTCTCCGACCCAGGGATATTGCCACCTTCAAATACCTGGGAGGTCCTTTTTCAAAAGATAAGTACCAGGTGTATTATTACACTGATATATTGCAGGAAGCAGACCCTGCCTCTTTTTTCTGCCTGGCCAGCCAGGAAAACCTATACCAGGAGTTTAACCTGTTTCCCCGGATGAAATCAATTATAGGCGCTGATGAGCGTGCGCTCTATTTCATGCCCACCTTTGGCAGCATTGGCGGATATGTAGAGCACGTTACTAAAATGGACCGGAAAACATTTGGGATGATCAGCGTGATGGATTCTATCAGTGGTTGTTACCTGGTAAAAAATAATGACAGTCTTTATTTTATTACACGGGACATGTATGACAGGGCCAATGTAGTACCTGCGGATGCAGACCTGAAGGAAAAGCATCTCAAACTGCTGGGAGGCGGGTATTATCTGAAGGGACAGCTACTGTGTTATCTTTTCTCTCCCATCTACCAGGTAAAACCGGGCAGTATGCAGGTATACGGGCAATCAAAGTATATTACTGACGGCAAAAGGGTATATTATTATAAATATAAGCTGGAGACCTTACCTGTAGATTATAAGACCTTTAAAGTACATCCGGTATATAATGCCTTTGCCATGGATAAAAATCATTATTATCTGAATGGAGAAGAAATTTCGCCTTCCTTTTATTCTTATGAAGTAGCGAAAGAGATATTTGGGAATATGCCTGTTGGTCCGGATAAACATCGCCAATACCTGCGTATGTGTATGGAAAATTATTAAAAAGGCGCTTGTACACAGCTGATGCAAGCTGGCACAAACGCCTGTAAAATATACACTAAACTAAAACTACGCAGTCTTCAATTAATAAGGACGGATCAGCTTTACAGGAACACCGCCTTTACGTTTGCTCACATCCGCAGCCTCCATAAAAGCGATCATTTCCAGCGTTTCTTCCGGCCTTACCGGTACCACACCTGTTTTAAAGAACTCGGTGATCTGTAATACCAATGGCTTATACGATTCAAAATTACCGATCACCGCATTTCCTTTTTCCCCGAATGCATTACCACCAAAAGCGTAGGTACCATTCCGGGTACCTCTCAAGCTGCCTATACGTCCGCCTTCCCATACGCCAGTAACCAGGTCAGTGCTTTCAGTATATACCCTTGTCACCTGCTGGCAACCGGTGCCCAGTAATGCAAACAACATTTCCACACCATGTATACCATACCAGAAAAGATCAGGATGTGTTTTTTCAGTAGGAGCAGGTGTAAATATATCTACCCCGTTGACCGTTCCGATCTGCCCTTTTTGCACTTGCTGTATACTATCGATAAAACGTAAGGCAGAAGAAGAAAATGTAGGTACATTGTATTGTTTTGCCGCTTTAAAGATCGCCTTGGTATCCGCCAGGGACGCGGCAATAGGCTTATCTATAAAGACTCTTTTTCCGGATTTAAAAACCGGCAATGCCTGTTCCAGGTGACGGCGGCCATCATTGGTTTCCAGCAATACCACATCTACCTTCTCCAGCAGGGAGGCAATAGAATCTGTGATTTCCACCCCCAATGCCTTTACCTTTTCTGTGTATTCCGGAATTGTCTTTACACTGGAAGGGATATCCTTACTACCCTGTGGGTAGGCAGCCACGACTTTAAATCCACCATATGCAGGATCTGCATTGGCATCATTCAACATTTTGGTAAACTCCACACTGTGTGAAGTATCCAGCCCAATAATACCTACCCTGGTACCTGCTTCGCCCCTGCTTTTGGCAAAAAGGGAATTTACCTGGCTACCCAATCCTATACCCACTCCTGTTAATGCTGCCGCTTTAAGAAACTGGCGGCGGCCCTGTGAATATTGTGTCATAGTATTTTTTTATGCAGTCTTTTACTGCCTGTTTGATAAAATTGTTTGTTTACCAGCATTCCCAACACTATACGTAAGATTTCTCTTCAGGAACAGCTGCCGGCGTTTCCTTTTTCACATCTTTAAAAAGCAGTGCAAACATGATAAAACAAATGGCTGCAATACCTGAAGGTACCAGCCAGATATACTGCCACTGATACTCCATTACTCCATTCACTTCTGCAGAAAACCTGCTGGCCACCATACCGGATACATAGGATCCGATCAGCATGCCTACGCCATAAGTAGCAAAAGTGATCATACCCTGTGCCGCATTTTTAGCAGCCAATCCCGCTTTATTATCCGTGTAGATCTGACCGGTTACAAAGAAGAAATCATAACAGATACCGTGTAAAATAATGCCTCCGTACAGCATCCACATGGCAGCATCACTATCACCAGAAGCAAATAATACATAACGGGCCACCCAGCAACACATCCCCAGCAGCAACATTTTCTTCACTCCCAGCCGTCTGAACAGTAAAGGCATCAGCAACATAAATAAAAATTCGGAAGCCTGCCCCAGTGTCATTTTTCCAGCCGCATTAGGCACGCCCACATCATTTAAAAAAGGATTGGCAAAACTGTAGTAAAATGCCAGTGGAATACAAATAGCAATTGCTGTTAAGAAAAATATGCTGTATGAACGGTCTTTAAATAACACCAATGCATCCAACCCAAGGATGGCAGATAGTTTCGTACTACCCTTGCCCGGAGGGGTATCAGGCAGAAAGAAACTGAATATCCCGAGTAGAGCAGCTGCACCCGCCGCAATCTGGAAAGTAAGCGCGGAGCTTTCAATTCCCATGTACCCGATCAGTAATCCTGCAGCAATCCATCCTACGGTGCCAAATACACGTACAGAAGGAAATTCCTTTCCTGCATCTGCCATCTGGCGGAATGAAATGGAATTAGCCAGCGACATAGTAGGCATATACAAAAGTGTATACAGCAGGATCAGCCACCAAAAGTCATTAAAATTATCTACGGTACTGATATAATAAAGAGTAGCCGCTCCTAGCAGGTGCAGCACCGCAAGTACTTTCTGCGCTGAAAAAAAACGATCGGCTACCAGCCCAACAAAAAAGGGAGAAATAATCGCTGCAATGGAAAGGTTGGCGTAGGCAACACCTACCTGCACCGCATCCGCCTTTAAGGATGTTAGCAGGTAGGTGCCCATAGTTACATACCAGGCGCCCCAGATAAAGTATTCCAGCAGCATCAGCGTTGACAAACGTAATCTAACGGACAATAACATAGGTTGTTTGAGCTTTAATCATGAATAAGATACTGATTATTTTGTCCGTTTTACTATTCTGCACGATCAAAATAAACCCAGTCTATGTTAAACAGTCTGCCAGCATTGCCGCCAGCACTTTTGAACACAAAATATACATCGTGTAAGCCTGCAGTTGGCTTCATTGCTGCAGCAACAGATTTCCAACCTGTAACTGCATCAGGAGAGCTGCCTGCCGGTATATCAATTGTACTCACTACCGGGCCATCCAGTTTATCCAGGCGCATTTCAATCGTACCACCAATACCCTGAGGCTGAATATTATATTTTACACCTTTGATACCATCCAGATAAAGCTGCTTAAACTTCATCATATTCCCATCTACCACATAAGCAAAGCACAATCCCGCTGTAGTAATGGTAGTTAACCCTGCCTTGATCTCATCTGCATCCTCTACCTGCATAAACGGACTATTCAGCATAATATGCGCACGGGCTGTTAATGGCTCAATGTTATTGGCTCCCTTATCTGTATAGCTGGCAGATAACAGGTAAGCTCCCATATTACCTTTTCCGATGTGTTCGGCTAAACGGATAGTGCCCTGTTTTGGCAAAGAGCTGTTACCATCCGCCAATGACAGAATGTAACGCACCATTTCTTTTGCATCTTCTTTAGACAGATCCGGGTGTGCCGACATGGTACGTGTGCCCCAGTTGCCACTACCCCCTTCGATGATCTTCTGCGCCAGTTTATTCACATTGGCCTCCGTATTAGGATACTTATGTGCAATATCCTGATGGCTCGGACCTACCGAAGTACTGTTGGCAGTATGACAAGCTTTACAATCCAGTGATTTCAGCATTTCAGCACCTTTGGCAAATTTTGTGTTGACATCTGTACGGTTATTCGCCAATACCACTGCCAGATCTTTCCCTATCGGCATATAAGCAAACGCAACATGTACCTGATTGGTATCAATCGTACCATCTTCCGCGTCTTTCACAATCACCTTATAATCCAGCGGTGTATTATCCCAATAGAAACTTCTGTTGGCCTTGGTTTCTATGGTTACTTCCGGTGGTGCATTCCCTACTTTGATATCGAGTGTAGAAACACCTGCTTCATTATGATTGTCAGTAGCCGTTAATTTCACGGAATAAACACCGGGTTTGGAGAACGTATGTGTTACTTCTTCTCCTTCCATCTTTTGACCTTCTATTTCCCAGGTATACTTTAACTTATCCTCTTTATCATAATCCACAGAACCACTGGAAGAAAGTTTTACCGCCAACGGAGCTGCCCCATACTGGTGATCTGCCGTAATATTAGCTACCGGTTTGCGGTTGCCTTCAGAATAAGTAATGCGGATCAGTTTAGCATCCGAGTTCTTGGCAAACCAGTTGGTACCATATTCCAGCATGTAAATGCTGCCATCCGGCGCAAACTGCATATCGATAGGTGCAGAGAATGGAATATTTTCCAGGAAAGGTTCCATACGTACATAGTTGCCATCCTTATCCAGGGTAACCGCCATGATCCAGTGACGGATCCATTCATAGATAAACAGTTTGCCATCATAGTACTCAGACAGTTTATAAGGCGCATCCTTAAACCGGTCGCTGTAATAAACAGGCCCTGCCATTGCGGAAGCACCGCCCCGGCCTACCAGCGGAAATTTTGCAGAAGCACCTTTTCCATACCAGATCAATGGCGGAGTAGCAGGTGGTAATTCCTTTATACCCGTGTTATTGCGGGAGTTATTAACCGGATGCTGCGGATCCTGTTTAGGACGTTCTACTTTTTTCTCGAAATCCCAAAGCGGATAGGCTTCATTGTTACCATTAAAATAAGGCCATCCAAAGAAACCTGGTTTTCTGGCCTGGTTAATTTCGTCATTGCCCAGTGTACCTCCTTCCACGGAAGGTACTTTGGTATCCGGCCCTACATCTCCCCAATATAGGAAAGCGTTTTTCATATCTATAGAAATACGGTAAGGGTTGCGGCAACCCATTACATAAATCTCCGGTCTTCCTTTAGAACCATCCTTGGGGAAGAGGTTACCATCCGGTATTTCATAAGTACCGTCCGGCATTGGCTTTATACGGATCACTTTACCCCTCAGATCCTGGCTGTTAGCCGCTGCTGCCTGGTTGTCGGCCAGCTCATGCCCCACCCTTTCATCCACAGGCGTATATCCTTCTGTTTCTTCTGCATTGGTATTATCACCGATAGAGAGGTACAAAAGATCACCAGGACCAAAAGCCAGGTAACCGGCAGAGTGGCAGCAGTATTTCCGTTGTGTAGGTATTTCCAGTAATACTTTTTCGGAAGCCATGTTCAGGGTATCGCCATGCATTTCGAGGCGTACTAATTTGCTATACCATCTCTCCCCAGCAGGAGCATAGTAGAAGTACACCCAATGATTTTTTTGGAAATTAGGGTCCAGGGCCACGCCCAGGAGGCCGTCCTCTATCCCGCTGAATACATCAAAGTGTCCGATCGTTTTTGTTTGTCTGGCGCGGGCGTCGTATAATTTTACCCCACCCTTACGTTCAATGAACATTACATTACCTTCCGGCAGAATGCACATTTCCATGGGTTCATCCATCCCCTGGTCCAGCACCATATAGGTATACCTGCTGGAATCAGGAGGCGCCATGGTAGTAGCCTGCTTATAGTCGGGATAATGGTTCCCATTTACTACATAAGACAAGGCTTTCTGAAACAGGGCTGCATCAGCAGCAGCCGGCGCAACAAACACACGGCCTTTGTCCTGAGTGCCTTCCGTTCCTTCCGGCGTATCAAAACAATTTTTCAGCCATGGCCAGTCTCTTACGCTTACAGTTGTATCTTTTACTGCTACTATACCTCCACCACCAGCTTCCAGGTAACGTTTCAGGGCCGGTGCATTCCGGTAATCCAGACTGTCGGCCAGGGATACCGGCATACATACTGCGCTGAATTCCTTCAATGAATCTTCCTGGAAATAAATACGGTTATCCGTCAGTGTTATTTGCCAACCTTCCTTTTTCCCAACATCGTCCAAATTTTTCACCCAGGCACTTCCCGGGTCTTTGGTATAACAAAGTATACGGGTCGCAGATCGTTTAGCACTGCATGCTGCCAGCAGTGGTAGTAAAAATAGCAGCCAAAGTTTTTTCATGTGTTTTTTAATATACTGTTCTATAAAAAGATAAAAGGATACTGACTGCAGCTACTTTTTAGCTACAGCCAGTGTCCCCGGAGTGTGTTTATCACCCCGCTATTAATATCCTTCATTCTGCTTGATAGACCCACCGGAGCGGTCGATCTCAACTTGCGGAATAGGGAATACATATTTGTTACCAGATGCCGGTGGGCGGAAGTTGCCTCCCTTACCACCAGAATATGGTTTGGTAGAATAATCTTTCATAGTTGTCACATAGTTGTTCCAGCGGATCAGGTCAAACACACGGCCATATTCCAATGCCAGTTCTGTTCTGCGCTCATGCCGTACTGCTTTGCGCAGGTCGGCACCGGCACTTACGATTGGCAAAGGCGTATTAGCTACTGTTCTGATACGGCTTATAGCTTCCACATCGGTATGTGAAGAGGTGCTGGCACGGTGACGGATATCATTGATATAATCTGCCACTTCCTGCTTGCTACCACCACTTTCTAGCAACGCTTCTGCATACATCAGTAATACATCTGCATAACGGATCAGGTGCATAGTGTAGGCATCATCTCCCCAGCCTTGTCCGCGACGATTGGCCGGCAGGAATATTTTGCGGTTATGGTGACCGGTGTTAGGATAGGTAGAAAAATCCAGTTTCTCATTTCCGGTTGGATTAGGGAATACATCTCCCTGATCCAATATGCTGAATAATGCCCTCGGGTCGTTAGGCTCAAACTCATCTACCAATGATTTGGTAGGACAGTCAAAACCCCATCCACCGGCACTACGCGGAGAGCAATATACCGGTAAAGTAGTACCATAGATAAAGGCACCAGGATTATCCCCAAAAATGATCGGGAATACCACTTCTTTACTCTTGTAAGCATCTGCCAGGAATAATTTCTGATAGTCTGGTTCCAGTGAAAATGCTTTTGAGTCGATTACTTTCTTAGCGGCATCTCTTGCTTTTGCATACAATGCTTTATCATCTTCTGCAAAAAAGAGGTAAGCCCTTGCCTGTGCCGCCCATATTGCCTCTTTGGTTACGCGACCCAGTTCAGCTGCTGGCAGCTGGTT encodes:
- a CDS encoding SusC/RagA family TonB-linked outer membrane protein; this translates as MDKLYQFPVWGAVLCFAFSGALKAQSVQPQTSRNKDTATANLSDFKKFSVKPAAAATSTLDLSTVTSLPFTGVDQLMNGRVTGIDVRNNSGEPGLRSLNFIRGMGIIPLTNKDLYYAQPLIVLDGIPLLPDYPGAYDLKRFDYNKPGSEISRLAGIAAHDIESLKILKDAGALAIYGPQAVNGVILITTKKPAPGKQQVNVNVYAGIATPGTQPAMSNAKFERDFRLPFYQQYAGAEEWRNFPTFLADSTDAYYFGKANWRDNYYRNAFLYGINADIRGGGSMANFRFGLGTQSEDGVADQTAFKRYNVSFGLNLLPMNNLKITTWISASFMNRDRNRYLRDRYAEIEYMPNLEFPLSPDKSYLAQYETDLSKSFDKNKANSLRGYVQGEIALGSSWLFSTRLAADYQQDFRDVFYPRALFDNTNFISNYAAVDRRLLIENRLKYLGDWGAHQLAFTLGNNLQWDSYRFEYDKGYKGSTDVIKIYKPNGASHITELLFNYLDYSKQNLISVFVDAQYTFRNKYHLMLHLRNDGSSNFKYNPWFPGYTAGAAWDMQQEEFAKSNRWLNQWTWRLSYGRIGRLYVTDNYGYGPYMTVDANWAGSQNMATVMGYSYISRSYSNGFNAYDTDWPYQNMLNAGWDISMLDNRIGIAVDAYRKDDKNQLFRIPVSHEYGFDGTYQNGVHIRNSGVEVQLSVAPVRTKDLEWNSIFRINRNHNKLVALPGVQDRLMAGGRQIRVGGPVDGYWLLDNQGIFESDDAVPENPVTGKKLSYKGIALQKGDPKWADTNGDYIIDDNDRVLMGQASAGWNGGWENNIRWKQFNLQLLFTCAWDKKVINEELAGRFDFVNRSAPDDIRSIKEQSFWTLPASYDHIPRYNPWRAIDPYQAGQSLFLENAAFVKLRSARLSYDMADRGFFQKHKFNMAQVYVAATNLFTLSGYKSGDPELTDFRGYNTGYGLPIPRSFTVGCNFNF
- a CDS encoding DKNYY domain-containing protein codes for the protein MMIRSITFLLCCLPVLLQAQSNLSVEVTDKYVRFTSTSAFGLRGTRTQILRPRDIATFKYLGGPFSKDKYQVYYYTDILQEADPASFFCLASQENLYQEFNLFPRMKSIIGADERALYFMPTFGSIGGYVEHVTKMDRKTFGMISVMDSISGCYLVKNNDSLYFITRDMYDRANVVPADADLKEKHLKLLGGGYYLKGQLLCYLFSPIYQVKPGSMQVYGQSKYITDGKRVYYYKYKLETLPVDYKTFKVHPVYNAFAMDKNHYYLNGEEISPSFYSYEVAKEIFGNMPVGPDKHRQYLRMCMENY
- a CDS encoding Gfo/Idh/MocA family protein, producing MTQYSQGRRQFLKAAALTGVGIGLGSQVNSLFAKSRGEAGTRVGIIGLDTSHSVEFTKMLNDANADPAYGGFKVVAAYPQGSKDIPSSVKTIPEYTEKVKALGVEITDSIASLLEKVDVVLLETNDGRRHLEQALPVFKSGKRVFIDKPIAASLADTKAIFKAAKQYNVPTFSSSALRFIDSIQQVQKGQIGTVNGVDIFTPAPTEKTHPDLFWYGIHGVEMLFALLGTGCQQVTRVYTESTDLVTGVWEGGRIGSLRGTRNGTYAFGGNAFGEKGNAVIGNFESYKPLVLQITEFFKTGVVPVRPEETLEMIAFMEAADVSKRKGGVPVKLIRPY
- a CDS encoding nucleoside permease — its product is MLLSVRLRLSTLMLLEYFIWGAWYVTMGTYLLTSLKADAVQVGVAYANLSIAAIISPFFVGLVADRFFSAQKVLAVLHLLGAATLYYISTVDNFNDFWWLILLYTLLYMPTMSLANSISFRQMADAGKEFPSVRVFGTVGWIAAGLLIGYMGIESSALTFQIAAGAAALLGIFSFFLPDTPPGKGSTKLSAILGLDALVLFKDRSYSIFFLTAIAICIPLAFYYSFANPFLNDVGVPNAAGKMTLGQASEFLFMLLMPLLFRRLGVKKMLLLGMCCWVARYVLFASGDSDAAMWMLYGGIILHGICYDFFFVTGQIYTDNKAGLAAKNAAQGMITFATYGVGMLIGSYVSGMVASRFSAEVNGVMEYQWQYIWLVPSGIAAICFIMFALLFKDVKKETPAAVPEEKSYV
- a CDS encoding PQQ-dependent sugar dehydrogenase — translated: MKKLWLLFLLPLLAACSAKRSATRILCYTKDPGSAWVKNLDDVGKKEGWQITLTDNRIYFQEDSLKEFSAVCMPVSLADSLDYRNAPALKRYLEAGGGGIVAVKDTTVSVRDWPWLKNCFDTPEGTEGTQDKGRVFVAPAAADAALFQKALSYVVNGNHYPDYKQATTMAPPDSSRYTYMVLDQGMDEPMEMCILPEGNVMFIERKGGVKLYDARARQTKTIGHFDVFSGIEDGLLGVALDPNFQKNHWVYFYYAPAGERWYSKLVRLEMHGDTLNMASEKVLLEIPTQRKYCCHSAGYLAFGPGDLLYLSIGDNTNAEETEGYTPVDERVGHELADNQAAAANSQDLRGKVIRIKPMPDGTYEIPDGNLFPKDGSKGRPEIYVMGCRNPYRISIDMKNAFLYWGDVGPDTKVPSVEGGTLGNDEINQARKPGFFGWPYFNGNNEAYPLWDFEKKVERPKQDPQHPVNNSRNNTGIKELPPATPPLIWYGKGASAKFPLVGRGGASAMAGPVYYSDRFKDAPYKLSEYYDGKLFIYEWIRHWIMAVTLDKDGNYVRMEPFLENIPFSAPIDMQFAPDGSIYMLEYGTNWFAKNSDAKLIRITYSEGNRKPVANITADHQYGAAPLAVKLSSSGSVDYDKEDKLKYTWEIEGQKMEGEEVTHTFSKPGVYSVKLTATDNHNEAGVSTLDIKVGNAPPEVTIETKANRSFYWDNTPLDYKVIVKDAEDGTIDTNQVHVAFAYMPIGKDLAVVLANNRTDVNTKFAKGAEMLKSLDCKACHTANSTSVGPSHQDIAHKYPNTEANVNKLAQKIIEGGSGNWGTRTMSAHPDLSKEDAKEMVRYILSLADGNSSLPKQGTIRLAEHIGKGNMGAYLLSASYTDKGANNIEPLTARAHIMLNSPFMQVEDADEIKAGLTTITTAGLCFAYVVDGNMMKFKQLYLDGIKGVKYNIQPQGIGGTIEMRLDKLDGPVVSTIDIPAGSSPDAVTGWKSVAAAMKPTAGLHDVYFVFKSAGGNAGRLFNIDWVYFDRAE
- a CDS encoding RagB/SusD family nutrient uptake outer membrane protein; protein product: MKKLIYIISFAALLLPVSCSKDFLNRPPVGKQTDESFYKSPGAGFKTLINCYLGFYNFWGYQAALAELGNMATDESDKGGSDAGDRPFVTDLGFGRTQSSNETLQGFWAACYKAIGNCNEALEKLPDAPLLDDKGNPLDENIKKRYLAEIHFLRAYYYLDLVRIFGGVPLVTKTIPVDDRNKIVKATTQEVFQFIITEMEAAAGDAALPSRNQLPAAELGRVTKEAIWAAQARAYLFFAEDDKALYAKARDAAKKVIDSKAFSLEPDYQKLFLADAYKSKEVVFPIIFGDNPGAFIYGTTLPVYCSPRSAGGWGFDCPTKSLVDEFEPNDPRALFSILDQGDVFPNPTGNEKLDFSTYPNTGHHNRKIFLPANRRGQGWGDDAYTMHLIRYADVLLMYAEALLESGGSKQEVADYINDIRHRASTSSHTDVEAISRIRTVANTPLPIVSAGADLRKAVRHERRTELALEYGRVFDLIRWNNYVTTMKDYSTKPYSGGKGGNFRPPASGNKYVFPIPQVEIDRSGGSIKQNEGY